One Stenotrophomonas oahuensis genomic region harbors:
- a CDS encoding DUF3348 family protein, translating into MTGTMAKKPQPPVPGPPFIRLLAALADRNAPRTSPDLADRLSQWIDWTRAVALSRALDGRLPAAAEAEPGPVEPLLAECQRVRDSLGQAIQKPPVPGKPEPRETMAWRTRCLNHQRAMLSASGRLRGLLRDRLSALPDDRARLAEVDAVMEQALSPREHSLLAAVPALLGTHFERLRDAASADDTDDGADPAWLQLFRTDMQNVLLAELDVRFHPIDGLLAALRAH; encoded by the coding sequence TTGACCGGAACCATGGCGAAGAAGCCTCAACCGCCTGTCCCCGGCCCGCCCTTCATCCGATTGCTGGCGGCGCTGGCCGACCGCAATGCCCCGCGTACCAGCCCTGATCTGGCCGATCGGCTCAGCCAGTGGATCGACTGGACCCGTGCCGTGGCCCTGTCGCGTGCCTTGGACGGCCGCCTGCCGGCTGCCGCTGAAGCTGAACCCGGCCCGGTTGAACCCCTGCTTGCCGAATGCCAGCGGGTGCGTGACAGCCTGGGCCAGGCCATCCAGAAGCCCCCCGTGCCCGGCAAACCCGAACCACGCGAGACCATGGCCTGGCGGACCCGCTGCCTGAACCACCAGCGCGCCATGCTCAGTGCCAGCGGCCGCCTGCGTGGCCTGCTGCGTGACCGGCTCAGCGCCCTGCCCGACGACCGCGCCCGCCTCGCCGAGGTCGATGCCGTCATGGAACAGGCCCTCAGCCCCCGCGAGCACAGCCTGCTCGCCGCCGTGCCCGCCCTGCTCGGCACCCACTTTGAACGCCTGCGCGACGCCGCCAGCGCCGATGACACCGACGACGGTGCCGATCCCGCCTGGCTGCAGTTGTTCAGGACCGACATGCAGAACGTGCTCCTGGCCGAACTGGATGTCCGTTTCCACCCCATCGACGGCCTGCTTGCAGCCCTGCGCGCCCACTGA
- a CDS encoding MFS transporter, whose translation MSTESTPPAAAKLPETTPPAASGFAIRIVGAAAVAHLLNDMIQAVLPAVYPLFKAEFALSFGQIGLLGLVYQITASLLQPWIGMYTDKHPLPYLLPAGMVATFVGIAMMAMAGSYEMLLVSAAVIGIGSATFHPEASRVARMASGGRFGTAQSTFQVGGNTGSAIGPLLAAAVVIPHGQRAIGWFLLIASVGIAVLFRLGRWSAHHRTATLNSLSRSQGVGLSRNKVIQAIGVIAVLMFAKFVYIASITNYFTFYLIERFQLSVQQSQIYLFIFLASVALGTFMGGPVGDRIGRKAVIWISFLGVAPFALALPYANLFWTAVLAVAIGLVMSSAFAALVVYAQEAVPGRVGLVSGLMFGLMFGIGGMGAAGLGQLADAHGIVWVYHFTSFLPLLGLATALLPKTAMR comes from the coding sequence ATGTCCACCGAATCCACGCCCCCGGCCGCCGCGAAGCTGCCCGAAACGACCCCGCCCGCCGCTTCCGGCTTCGCCATCCGCATTGTCGGTGCAGCCGCCGTCGCGCACCTGCTCAACGACATGATCCAGGCGGTGCTGCCGGCGGTGTATCCGCTGTTCAAAGCCGAGTTCGCGCTGAGCTTCGGCCAGATCGGCCTGCTCGGGCTGGTCTATCAGATCACCGCCTCGCTGCTGCAGCCGTGGATCGGCATGTACACCGACAAGCATCCGCTGCCCTATCTGTTGCCGGCCGGCATGGTCGCGACCTTCGTCGGCATCGCGATGATGGCGATGGCGGGCAGTTACGAAATGCTGCTGGTGTCGGCCGCGGTGATCGGGATCGGCTCGGCCACCTTCCATCCCGAAGCCTCGCGCGTGGCGCGGATGGCCTCCGGCGGGCGTTTCGGCACCGCGCAGTCCACCTTCCAGGTCGGAGGCAACACCGGTTCGGCGATTGGCCCGCTGCTGGCGGCCGCTGTGGTGATCCCGCACGGGCAGCGCGCCATCGGCTGGTTCCTGCTGATTGCCTCGGTGGGGATCGCTGTTCTGTTCCGGCTTGGACGCTGGTCTGCACACCACCGTACTGCGACGTTGAACAGTCTATCGCGTTCGCAGGGCGTGGGCCTGAGCCGCAACAAAGTGATCCAGGCCATCGGCGTGATTGCGGTGCTGATGTTCGCCAAGTTCGTCTACATCGCCTCGATCACCAATTACTTCACGTTCTATCTGATCGAGCGCTTCCAGCTCAGCGTGCAGCAGAGCCAGATCTATCTCTTCATCTTCCTGGCCTCGGTGGCGCTGGGCACCTTCATGGGCGGCCCGGTCGGCGACCGCATTGGCCGCAAGGCGGTGATCTGGATCTCGTTCCTGGGCGTGGCCCCGTTCGCGCTTGCCCTGCCCTACGCCAATCTGTTCTGGACCGCGGTGCTGGCGGTGGCGATCGGGCTGGTGATGTCGTCCGCCTTTGCCGCGCTGGTGGTGTATGCGCAGGAGGCCGTGCCGGGCCGTGTCGGGTTGGTGTCAGGGCTGATGTTTGGCCTGATGTTCGGCATTGGTGGCATGGGCGCGGCCGGGCTGGGTCAGCTGGCCGACGCCCATGGCATCGTGTGGGTGTACCACTTCACCTCGTTCCTGCCGCTGCTGGGGTTGGCGACGGCGTTGTTGCCGAAGACCGCGATGCGGTAG
- a CDS encoding host attachment family protein produces the protein MQKIPEGTLIVVADGGSARVFTNVGDGRTLQLRQDDQLQVQDVSEQGVSGQGPSGAVPKDMSISQLNEATFAKQLAEQLNSEALNNRYSHLILVADPQTLGRIRPQLHKEVESRLLFDLAKDYTNAPLEDIQRALAA, from the coding sequence ATGCAGAAGATTCCCGAAGGTACCCTCATCGTTGTGGCTGATGGCGGTTCGGCACGTGTATTCACCAATGTGGGTGACGGCCGTACGCTGCAGCTGCGCCAGGATGATCAGCTGCAGGTGCAGGATGTGAGCGAACAAGGGGTGTCCGGGCAGGGGCCGTCGGGTGCCGTGCCGAAAGACATGAGCATCTCCCAGCTCAATGAAGCGACATTTGCAAAGCAGCTGGCGGAGCAGTTGAACTCCGAAGCGCTCAACAACCGCTACTCGCATCTGATTCTGGTGGCTGACCCGCAGACGCTGGGGCGCATTCGTCCGCAGCTGCACAAAGAGGTGGAATCGCGGCTGCTGTTCGATCTGGCCAAGGATTACACCAACGCGCCACTGGAAGACATCCAGCGCGCACTGGCTGCGTAA
- the proP gene encoding glycine betaine/L-proline transporter ProP, protein MQDLHAAHAHFGWFKRRRQLKVDEVTVVDRPMLKRAVGAAALGNAMEWFDFGVYGYLAVTLGHVFFPSSNPTAQLIATFATFTVAFLVRPLGGMVFGPLGDRYGRQKVLAFTMILMALGTFSIGLIPSYERIGLWAPALLLLARLVQGFSTGGEYGGAATFIAEYSTDRNRGLMGSWLEFGTLGGYIAGAATVTALHMALSSEQMLDWGWRVPFLVAGPLGLLGLYMRMKLEETPAFKAYAEEADKRDHERPGLGELLRVHWPQLLKCVGLVLVFNVTDYMLLTYMPSYLSVTMGYAESKGLLLIILVMLVMMPLNIVGGLFSDRLGRRPMIIGACIALFALAVPCLLLVGSEHDGLIFLGLMLLGIALVCFTSSMPSTLPALFYTPVRYSALSIAFNISVSLFGGTTPLVTAWLVERTGDPLVPAYYLMGAAVIGLITMLFVNETANLPLRGSPPAVGSEEEAHELLKGDEPVTVDASRPMLPPQLLPEEPRPA, encoded by the coding sequence ATGCAGGATCTGCATGCGGCACATGCCCATTTCGGCTGGTTCAAACGCCGCCGACAACTGAAAGTGGACGAGGTCACCGTGGTGGATCGCCCAATGCTGAAGCGCGCAGTCGGTGCCGCAGCATTGGGCAATGCCATGGAATGGTTCGATTTCGGTGTGTATGGCTATCTCGCGGTCACCCTGGGCCACGTGTTCTTCCCCTCCAGCAATCCCACCGCGCAGCTGATCGCCACCTTCGCAACGTTCACCGTTGCCTTCCTGGTGCGTCCGCTCGGCGGCATGGTGTTCGGCCCGCTCGGCGATCGCTATGGCCGACAGAAAGTGCTGGCCTTCACCATGATCCTGATGGCCCTGGGCACTTTCAGCATCGGCCTGATTCCGTCGTACGAACGCATTGGCCTGTGGGCACCCGCGCTGTTGTTGCTGGCGCGCCTGGTGCAAGGCTTCTCCACCGGAGGTGAGTACGGCGGTGCCGCGACCTTCATTGCCGAGTACTCCACCGACCGCAATCGTGGCCTGATGGGCAGCTGGCTGGAGTTCGGCACGCTCGGCGGCTACATCGCCGGTGCCGCTACGGTTACCGCGCTGCACATGGCGCTGAGCAGCGAGCAGATGCTCGACTGGGGCTGGCGCGTGCCGTTCCTGGTGGCCGGTCCGCTGGGTCTGCTCGGTCTTTACATGCGCATGAAACTGGAGGAAACCCCGGCGTTCAAGGCCTACGCGGAAGAGGCAGACAAGCGTGACCATGAACGCCCGGGCCTGGGCGAACTGCTGCGCGTGCACTGGCCGCAGCTGCTGAAGTGCGTGGGTCTGGTGCTGGTGTTCAACGTCACCGACTACATGCTGCTGACCTATATGCCCAGCTATCTCAGCGTCACCATGGGCTATGCCGAAAGCAAGGGCCTGCTGCTGATCATCCTGGTGATGCTGGTGATGATGCCGCTCAATATTGTGGGTGGCCTGTTCAGTGATCGCCTCGGCCGTCGGCCGATGATCATCGGGGCCTGCATTGCGCTGTTCGCGCTGGCGGTGCCGTGCCTGCTGCTGGTCGGCAGCGAGCATGACGGGCTCATCTTCCTCGGCCTGATGCTGCTGGGCATCGCGCTGGTGTGCTTCACCAGTTCCATGCCGTCCACCCTGCCGGCGCTGTTCTACACGCCGGTGCGCTACAGCGCGCTCTCGATTGCGTTCAACATTTCCGTGTCGCTGTTCGGTGGCACCACGCCGCTGGTGACCGCGTGGCTGGTGGAGCGTACCGGCGATCCGCTGGTGCCGGCGTACTATCTGATGGGTGCAGCGGTGATTGGCTTGATCACCATGCTGTTCGTCAACGAAACCGCGAACCTGCCGCTGCGCGGCTCGCCGCCGGCGGTGGGCAGTGAGGAAGAGGCGCACGAGTTGCTGAAGGGCGATGAGCCGGTCACGGTGGATGCGTCGCGCCCGATGCTGCCGCCGCAGTTGCTGCCGGAGGAACCCCGTCCGGCGTGA
- a CDS encoding OmpA family protein, with protein sequence MSEEIELDGETSTPVWAAFGDLMSVLLGAFVLILVGVVAIQLELSQRLDQEVAQREAEAKRRQTLEQALAGPLAAGRVTLVDGRIGIRGSVLFALNSDQLQPEGRELLKSLAAPLAGYLASREEILMVSGFTDDQPVRDTNRQFADNWELSAQRSLTVTRALITEGVPAGSVFAAAFGAEQPVDSNSSEEGRSRNRRVEMAPIPRPKATDAADHGTDGR encoded by the coding sequence ATGAGCGAGGAGATCGAACTCGACGGCGAAACCAGCACCCCGGTGTGGGCCGCGTTCGGCGACCTGATGTCGGTGCTGCTCGGCGCGTTCGTGCTGATTCTGGTCGGCGTGGTCGCGATCCAGCTGGAGCTTTCGCAGCGTTTGGACCAGGAAGTGGCCCAGCGCGAGGCCGAAGCCAAGCGCCGCCAGACCCTGGAGCAGGCCCTGGCCGGTCCGCTGGCGGCGGGCCGGGTCACGTTGGTGGATGGCCGCATCGGCATCCGCGGCAGCGTGCTGTTCGCACTGAACTCCGACCAGCTGCAGCCGGAAGGCCGCGAGCTGCTGAAGAGCCTGGCCGCGCCACTGGCCGGTTACCTGGCCTCGCGCGAGGAAATCCTGATGGTCAGCGGCTTTACTGACGACCAGCCGGTGCGCGATACCAACCGCCAGTTCGCCGATAACTGGGAACTGTCCGCGCAGCGCTCGCTGACCGTGACCCGTGCGCTGATCACCGAAGGGGTGCCGGCAGGCTCGGTGTTTGCGGCTGCCTTTGGTGCCGAACAGCCGGTGGACAGCAACAGCAGCGAAGAAGGCCGCTCGCGCAATCGCCGCGTGGAAATGGCCCCGATTCCGCGTCCCAAGGCAACCGACGCCGCGGACCACGGCACCGATGGCCGCTGA
- a CDS encoding DUF802 domain-containing protein, which produces MSRTALHLVVFLAGLLAVCWIGAGYIGHNAVGVGVALVIAAGYVAGALELRRYRADTAALEQAVAAAETAPVNLAEWLQQVPATLRNAVRLRVEGERTALPAPTLTPYLVGLLVLLGMLGTLLGMMATLRGTGLALESATDLQAIRGSLGAPVEGLAVAFGTSIAGVATSAMLGLLSALSRRERLGVVQQLDTRIATTLHVHSQSWQRAETFRLLQAQAGLLPALVERLEAVSTAIKQHSGSTGERLLSSQQSFHQSAERSQQQLASALQQTLQDGVAQSARAVGEALQPLMAQTLAGLSEQSTQLQHSVRDAVQAQLGALSSGFEQSQTHTRETWSSALRDQQQAHAQLAGDLRSTLEGFSTAQGEHSRQLLDAVAARLDDTAAQWNNAQQVQQQTHAALIEQLREALHTTQSEQNAHATALVDALAAHMQSSADTSAQAWRDTLASQQSVNAELAERNQQALVSATASFDSHARALVDGLQSAHTGLQDTLEARDAQRLDTWRDAFARLSEQLGQQWETNGAQVAASQQAVCETLASTAHQIGTQAQDHARETIAEISRLVTLASEAPKAAADVVAELRQKLSDSMVRDTAMLEERTRLLGTLETLLDAVNHASTEQRTAVDALVSTSAELLERVGTRFGEQISSEAGKLEHAAAQVSGSVVEVASLAEAFGSAMHSFGSASTGLGEQLQQVAGALDASMTRSDEQLAYYVAQAREVVDLSVLSQQQIIEELQQLAGRCRNAGAATA; this is translated from the coding sequence ATGTCCAGAACCGCTCTTCATCTTGTTGTCTTCCTCGCCGGCCTGCTGGCCGTGTGCTGGATCGGGGCCGGCTACATCGGCCATAACGCCGTTGGCGTTGGCGTCGCCCTGGTGATCGCCGCTGGCTACGTCGCCGGTGCGCTCGAACTGCGTCGCTACCGCGCCGACACCGCCGCCCTGGAGCAGGCCGTCGCCGCTGCCGAGACTGCCCCGGTCAACCTCGCCGAGTGGCTGCAGCAGGTGCCCGCCACCCTGCGCAACGCGGTCCGCCTGCGCGTCGAAGGCGAGCGCACCGCCCTGCCCGCGCCCACCCTCACCCCCTATCTGGTCGGGCTGCTGGTTCTGCTGGGCATGCTCGGCACTCTGCTCGGCATGATGGCCACCCTGCGCGGCACCGGCCTGGCGCTGGAAAGCGCCACCGACCTGCAGGCCATCCGTGGCTCGCTTGGCGCACCGGTCGAGGGCCTGGCCGTCGCCTTCGGCACCTCCATCGCCGGTGTTGCCACCTCGGCCATGCTCGGCCTGCTGTCGGCACTGAGCCGCCGCGAGCGCCTGGGCGTGGTGCAGCAGCTCGACACCCGCATTGCCACCACCCTGCACGTGCATTCGCAGAGCTGGCAGCGCGCTGAAACTTTCCGCCTGCTGCAGGCCCAGGCCGGACTGCTGCCGGCCCTGGTGGAGCGGCTGGAAGCAGTGAGCACCGCGATCAAGCAGCACAGCGGCAGCACCGGCGAGCGCCTGCTCAGCAGCCAGCAGTCGTTCCATCAGTCGGCCGAGCGGAGCCAGCAGCAACTGGCCAGCGCCCTGCAGCAGACCCTGCAGGACGGCGTGGCGCAGAGCGCGCGTGCCGTCGGCGAAGCGCTGCAGCCGCTGATGGCGCAGACCCTGGCGGGGCTGAGCGAGCAGAGCACGCAGCTGCAGCACAGCGTGCGCGATGCGGTGCAGGCGCAGCTGGGCGCACTCAGCAGCGGTTTCGAACAGAGCCAGACCCACACCCGCGAGACCTGGAGCAGCGCCCTTCGCGACCAGCAGCAGGCCCATGCCCAGCTCGCCGGCGACCTGCGCAGCACGCTGGAAGGCTTCAGCACTGCCCAGGGCGAGCACAGCCGCCAGCTTCTCGACGCGGTGGCCGCGCGCCTGGACGACACCGCCGCGCAGTGGAACAACGCGCAGCAGGTCCAGCAGCAGACCCATGCCGCGCTGATCGAACAACTGCGCGAGGCACTGCACACCACACAGTCCGAGCAGAACGCTCACGCCACCGCGCTGGTGGATGCCCTGGCCGCGCACATGCAGTCCAGCGCCGACACCTCGGCACAGGCGTGGCGTGACACCCTGGCCAGCCAGCAGAGCGTCAACGCCGAACTGGCCGAGCGCAACCAGCAGGCCCTGGTCAGCGCCACCGCCAGCTTCGACAGCCACGCCCGCGCCCTGGTGGATGGCCTGCAATCGGCCCACACCGGCCTGCAGGACACCCTGGAAGCGCGCGATGCGCAGCGTCTGGACACCTGGCGCGACGCATTCGCCCGCCTGTCCGAACAGCTGGGCCAGCAGTGGGAAACCAATGGTGCGCAGGTCGCGGCCAGCCAGCAGGCGGTCTGCGAGACGCTGGCCAGCACCGCGCACCAGATAGGCACCCAGGCGCAGGATCACGCGCGCGAAACCATTGCCGAGATCTCGCGTCTGGTGACCCTGGCATCGGAAGCACCGAAGGCCGCCGCCGACGTGGTCGCCGAACTGCGCCAGAAGCTGTCCGACAGCATGGTCCGCGACACCGCCATGCTGGAAGAACGCACGCGCCTGCTGGGCACGCTGGAAACCCTGCTGGACGCGGTCAATCACGCCAGCACCGAACAGCGCACCGCCGTGGACGCGCTGGTCAGCACCTCGGCCGAGCTGCTGGAACGCGTCGGCACCCGCTTTGGCGAACAGATCAGCAGCGAAGCCGGCAAGCTGGAGCACGCGGCGGCGCAGGTCAGCGGCAGCGTGGTCGAAGTGGCCAGCCTGGCCGAAGCCTTCGGCAGCGCCATGCACAGCTTCGGCAGCGCCAGCACGGGGCTGGGCGAACAGCTGCAGCAGGTGGCCGGCGCGCTCGACGCATCGATGACGCGCAGTGATGAGCAGCTGGCCTACTACGTCGCCCAGGCACGTGAAGTGGTCGACCTGAGCGTGCTGTCGCAGCAGCAGATCATTGAAGAACTGCAGCAGCTGGCCGGACGTTGCCGCAACGCCGGGGCCGCCACCGCATGA
- a CDS encoding GH92 family glycosyl hydrolase, whose product MLAGTAGAAPATVGERAYAAVDPFIGTGGEGHTYPGATVPFGMVQLSPDTRIQPREKAYDWAAGYRYDDSSIVGFSHTHFSGSGHSDLGDVLVMPYTGTPGLERGDPDNPRSGYASRFHHDREVAEPGYYAVTLDDYKVRAELTASPRTGVHRYTYPKGEDAKVLLDLRTSLYDYPGKILWSRVRIREDGTVTGFRETRGWAPGRQLYFAMRFSRPLQAHELHNTETDIAYKGFPPPGHNNPSQRPQIEGRQLVGTFDFGKLDAPLVVSVAISSVSEAGAIANLDAEAKDQNFDRVRAQARSQWQQALSVLDAQGPEHDRRSLYTALYHSLLGPTLFMDADGQYRGSDNAVHRAEGYTNYSTFSLWDTYRALHPLLTLVQPEQRSSDFINSLLAHQQHSAYGMLPVWSFHGQETWCMIGYHAVPVIADAYVKGIRGFDANKALDAMVATANYGPYDGIAQYRELGWVPIDEEGEAASKTLEYAYDDWTIARMAQAMGRTDVAATFDKRAGNWRNAFDPDTGFMRARKRDGSFRTPFDPSASGYGTDYTEGNAWQYSWYVPHDVAGLTASHGGADKLLARLDEVFEAKVDPSIFEHMEDITGLIGWYAHGNEPSHHVAYLYAYSGQPWRTQARLKQIMDSQYADRPDGLAGNDDLGQMSAWYVFTALGFYPVAPGSAEYIIGRPFLPKASLNLPNGKTFTVTADGVGKGHDYVGSVTLNGKPLNRTFLRHSEILAGGELHFALQAEPNKAWPGQGAEQPYSMSK is encoded by the coding sequence ATGCTGGCAGGAACGGCAGGCGCGGCTCCGGCCACGGTCGGGGAACGCGCCTATGCGGCGGTGGACCCCTTCATCGGCACGGGCGGGGAAGGGCACACCTACCCCGGTGCGACGGTGCCGTTCGGCATGGTCCAGCTCAGCCCGGACACCCGCATCCAGCCGCGCGAGAAGGCCTATGACTGGGCCGCCGGCTATCGCTACGACGACAGCAGCATTGTCGGTTTCTCGCACACCCACTTCTCCGGCAGCGGCCATTCCGACCTGGGCGACGTGCTGGTCATGCCGTACACCGGCACCCCGGGGCTGGAGCGCGGCGACCCGGACAATCCGCGCAGTGGCTATGCCTCGCGCTTCCACCATGACCGCGAAGTGGCCGAGCCCGGCTACTACGCGGTCACCCTGGATGACTACAAGGTGCGCGCCGAGCTGACCGCCAGCCCGCGCACCGGTGTGCACCGCTACACCTACCCGAAGGGCGAGGATGCCAAGGTGCTGCTGGACCTGCGCACCAGCCTGTACGACTACCCGGGCAAGATCCTGTGGTCACGCGTGCGCATCCGCGAGGACGGCACCGTGACCGGTTTCCGCGAAACCCGCGGCTGGGCTCCGGGTCGTCAACTGTATTTCGCGATGCGCTTCTCGCGCCCCCTGCAGGCGCATGAGCTGCACAACACCGAAACCGACATCGCCTACAAGGGCTTCCCGCCGCCGGGCCACAACAACCCGTCGCAGCGGCCGCAGATCGAGGGCCGCCAGCTGGTCGGCACCTTCGACTTCGGCAAGCTGGATGCGCCGCTGGTGGTCAGCGTGGCGATCTCGTCGGTCAGCGAGGCGGGTGCCATCGCCAACCTCGACGCCGAAGCCAAAGACCAGAACTTCGACCGCGTGCGCGCGCAGGCCCGCAGCCAGTGGCAGCAGGCGCTGTCGGTGCTGGATGCGCAGGGTCCGGAACACGACCGCCGCAGCCTGTACACCGCGCTGTACCACAGCCTGCTCGGCCCGACGCTGTTCATGGATGCCGACGGCCAGTACCGCGGCTCGGACAATGCCGTGCACCGTGCCGAGGGCTACACGAATTACTCCACGTTCTCGCTGTGGGATACCTACCGCGCACTGCATCCGCTGCTGACCCTGGTGCAGCCGGAACAGCGCAGCAGCGATTTCATCAACTCGCTGCTGGCGCATCAGCAGCACAGCGCCTACGGCATGCTGCCGGTGTGGTCGTTCCACGGCCAGGAAACCTGGTGCATGATCGGCTACCACGCGGTGCCGGTGATCGCCGATGCCTACGTGAAGGGCATCCGCGGTTTCGACGCGAACAAGGCGCTGGATGCCATGGTCGCCACCGCCAACTACGGTCCGTATGACGGCATCGCGCAGTACCGCGAACTGGGCTGGGTGCCGATTGACGAAGAAGGCGAGGCGGCCAGCAAGACCCTGGAGTACGCCTACGACGACTGGACCATCGCGCGCATGGCGCAGGCGATGGGTCGCACCGATGTCGCCGCCACCTTCGACAAGCGCGCCGGCAACTGGCGCAACGCGTTCGATCCGGACACCGGCTTCATGCGCGCACGCAAGCGTGACGGCAGCTTCCGCACCCCGTTCGATCCCAGTGCCAGCGGTTACGGCACTGACTACACCGAAGGCAATGCCTGGCAGTACTCGTGGTATGTGCCGCATGACGTGGCTGGCCTGACCGCCTCGCACGGCGGCGCGGACAAGTTGTTGGCGCGGCTGGACGAAGTCTTCGAGGCCAAGGTGGATCCGTCCATCTTCGAGCACATGGAAGACATCACCGGCCTGATCGGCTGGTATGCGCACGGCAACGAGCCCAGCCACCACGTGGCCTACCTGTATGCCTACAGCGGCCAGCCGTGGCGGACCCAGGCGCGGTTGAAGCAGATCATGGATTCGCAGTACGCCGACCGTCCGGATGGCCTGGCCGGCAATGACGACCTGGGCCAGATGTCGGCGTGGTACGTGTTCACCGCGCTGGGCTTCTACCCGGTGGCACCGGGCAGCGCCGAGTACATCATCGGTCGTCCGTTCCTGCCCAAGGCCTCGCTCAACCTGCCCAACGGCAAGACCTTTACCGTGACTGCCGACGGCGTGGGCAAGGGGCATGACTATGTCGGCTCGGTCACGCTCAACGGCAAGCCGCTGAACCGCACCTTCCTGCGCCATTCGGAGATTCTGGCCGGCGGCGAGCTGCACTTTGCCCTGCAGGCCGAGCCGAACAAGGCATGGCCGGGTCAGGGCGCGGAACAGCCGTATTCGATGTCGAAGTAG
- a CDS encoding PQQ-dependent sugar dehydrogenase — protein MSRAFRIISLSALSVALAACSGQKAPDMAQYGNAPELPKPHRGVMPDMTIAQPTAWGDQVPTVPKGYSVRAIATDLAIPRQTLVLPNGDILIAEGRGGSAKPLKPKDVIASKIKAKGNTQVKSGNRLTLLRDADGDGVYELKTVFADKLNAPYGLAMIGNAIYVANQDALVRFDYTEGDTKASAAPVKVTDLPSAINHHWTKSLAASADGSHLYVGIGSNSNVSERGMDVEVDRAVVWEIDAQTGAHRTYASGIRNPTALAVQPGTGTLYAVVNERDEIGPNLVPDYLTSVKEGGFYGWPYSYWGKHVDTRVMPQKPELVATALTPDYALGSHVAALGVSFSSPVMGSAFADGVFVGEHGSWNRNPPVGYKVVFVPFSNGKPSGEPVDFATGFRGEDGKTRGRPVGVTVDPKGALIVADDLANTVWRITPDAVPQAVPVAETPVPTGG, from the coding sequence ATGAGCCGCGCCTTCAGGATCATCAGCCTGTCCGCGTTGAGCGTGGCTCTGGCCGCGTGCAGCGGGCAGAAGGCCCCGGACATGGCCCAATACGGCAACGCGCCGGAGCTGCCGAAGCCGCACCGCGGCGTGATGCCGGACATGACCATCGCCCAGCCCACGGCCTGGGGCGACCAGGTGCCGACCGTGCCGAAGGGCTATTCCGTTCGTGCCATCGCCACTGATCTGGCCATTCCGCGCCAAACCCTGGTGCTGCCCAACGGCGACATTCTGATCGCCGAGGGACGCGGCGGCAGCGCCAAGCCGCTCAAGCCCAAGGATGTGATTGCCAGCAAGATCAAGGCCAAGGGCAACACCCAGGTCAAGAGCGGCAATCGTCTGACGCTGCTGCGTGACGCCGATGGCGATGGCGTGTACGAACTGAAGACCGTGTTCGCCGACAAGCTCAATGCGCCTTATGGGCTGGCGATGATCGGCAATGCCATCTACGTGGCCAACCAGGATGCCCTGGTGCGCTTCGACTACACCGAGGGCGACACCAAGGCCAGCGCCGCGCCTGTGAAGGTCACGGACCTGCCGTCGGCGATCAACCATCACTGGACCAAATCGCTGGCCGCCAGTGCGGATGGCAGTCATCTGTACGTGGGCATCGGCTCAAACAGCAATGTCAGCGAACGCGGCATGGACGTGGAAGTGGACCGGGCTGTGGTGTGGGAGATCGATGCGCAGACCGGCGCGCACCGTACTTATGCCAGCGGCATCCGCAACCCGACCGCACTGGCCGTGCAGCCAGGCACCGGCACGCTTTACGCGGTGGTCAACGAACGTGATGAGATCGGCCCGAACCTGGTGCCCGATTACCTGACCTCGGTGAAGGAGGGCGGCTTCTACGGCTGGCCGTACAGTTACTGGGGCAAGCACGTGGATACCCGGGTGATGCCGCAGAAGCCGGAGCTGGTCGCCACCGCGCTGACACCGGATTACGCGCTGGGCTCGCACGTGGCCGCGCTGGGCGTGAGCTTCTCTTCGCCGGTGATGGGCAGTGCGTTTGCCGATGGCGTGTTCGTCGGTGAGCACGGCAGTTGGAACCGCAATCCGCCGGTGGGCTACAAGGTGGTGTTCGTGCCCTTCAGCAACGGCAAGCCGAGCGGTGAGCCGGTGGACTTCGCGACCGGCTTCCGCGGTGAAGATGGCAAGACCCGTGGGCGTCCGGTGGGTGTGACGGTTGATCCCAAGGGCGCGTTGATCGTGGCAGATGATCTGGCCAATACGGTGTGGCGGATCACGCCGGATGCGGTGCCGCAGGCGGTGCCGGTTGCGGAAACGCCGGTACCGACGGGGGGCTGA
- a CDS encoding thioredoxin family protein, with protein sequence MGYVSRFENGEPEPLRSAVDALRGWHVIEFGTDWCGHCQGAQPSVKAWVEQHAVTHHKVEDGKGRPLGRSFTVKLWPTLILLCDGEERARVVRPHSLDDFAAFDAVMTKSSVA encoded by the coding sequence ATGGGTTACGTGAGCCGCTTTGAAAACGGTGAACCTGAGCCGCTGCGCAGTGCGGTCGATGCGCTGCGCGGCTGGCATGTCATTGAATTCGGCACTGACTGGTGCGGGCACTGCCAGGGCGCGCAACCCTCGGTGAAAGCGTGGGTGGAGCAGCATGCCGTCACCCACCACAAAGTCGAAGACGGCAAAGGGCGGCCACTGGGCCGCTCGTTTACGGTGAAGCTGTGGCCCACGCTGATTCTGCTGTGCGATGGCGAAGAACGGGCGCGCGTGGTGAGGCCGCATTCTCTTGATGATTTCGCTGCATTTGATGCCGTGATGACAAAATCTTCCGTGGCATGA